The following proteins are co-located in the Roseiconus lacunae genome:
- a CDS encoding ROK family protein, with product MDEIWVGFDLGGTKMLAIAYDSDWKVLGRRRRKTKGREGSDSGIARIGSTIERLIEENELGEKKIRGIGIGCPGPIDLKKGRILTTPNLGWDDVEVGDYLKKKFNCPAVVLNDVDAGLYGEYQFGAAKGSRCAVGIFPGTGIGGACVYEGRILQGDGISCMEIGHTRISSSTRSSGYELPGTLEAEASRLSIAAEAAKAAYRGDAPALAEAAGTDLSDIRSGALADAINGGDKVIRRLIEEACESIGISVVNTIHLLCPDTIVLGGGLVEAMEDLMVGAVAKTARKHVMSPYRDRFKVVPAKLGDDAGVKGAAAWARQELEGHAAT from the coding sequence ATGGATGAAATCTGGGTGGGGTTCGACCTTGGGGGCACCAAGATGTTGGCAATCGCCTATGACAGCGACTGGAAGGTCCTCGGACGCCGCCGCCGCAAAACCAAAGGTCGCGAGGGCAGCGATAGCGGGATCGCTCGGATCGGTTCAACGATTGAACGGTTGATCGAGGAAAACGAACTGGGCGAAAAAAAAATTCGTGGCATCGGGATTGGATGCCCCGGTCCGATCGATCTTAAGAAAGGCCGCATCTTGACCACCCCGAACTTGGGCTGGGACGATGTCGAAGTCGGCGATTATCTGAAGAAAAAATTCAATTGCCCCGCGGTCGTGCTCAACGATGTCGATGCGGGCTTGTACGGAGAATACCAGTTCGGGGCCGCCAAAGGGTCACGCTGTGCCGTCGGGATTTTCCCTGGCACGGGTATCGGCGGGGCCTGTGTCTACGAAGGCCGCATTTTACAAGGCGATGGCATTAGTTGCATGGAGATCGGACATACCCGTATCAGCAGCAGTACTCGTAGCAGCGGTTACGAGTTGCCTGGAACGTTGGAGGCCGAAGCGAGCCGGCTTTCGATCGCCGCCGAAGCTGCCAAGGCGGCTTATCGAGGCGACGCGCCGGCACTTGCCGAGGCTGCCGGTACGGATTTGTCAGATATCCGCAGCGGCGCGTTGGCCGACGCGATCAACGGAGGTGACAAGGTGATTCGCCGCTTGATCGAAGAAGCTTGCGAATCGATCGGGATTTCGGTCGTCAATACGATTCACCTGCTTTGCCCCGACACGATTGTGCTCGGCGGCGGCTTGGTCGAAGCGATGGAAGATCTGATGGTCGGTGCGGTCGCCAAGACCGCCCGCAAGCATGTTATGAGTCCCTACCGAGATCGCTTTAAAGTCGTCCCGGCAAAACTTGGGGACGATGCGGGCGTGAAAGGCGCCGCCGCTTGGGCCCGCCAGGAATTGGAAGGTCACGCGGCGACGTAG
- a CDS encoding proprotein convertase P-domain-containing protein — translation MLSHNKLRFTKLRFTLAALVLPFACCVLSASAAFGQAGLRESLERMDRNQDGMISPDEITSLSRPYLERVAEARRMSLERTNRIDKWQEAARIYYAMKNGSDRDSVRPSREKTTLKEFGLGDDEIMVPEFGLPTVKYPYTPDDLDEAEDQIRRYDRNRDGYLDRREAARGRWSRLDPFTMDFNKDDRLSRMELAQRYARRRNVSDDADQLIQRARRVGNGIQPSISGDRGNSEERERRDWYRRGGNRYWLTASILGRFDENQNGRLEMNETIDLGIPFGAIDANSDGELSREELFAYMEDLQDQTGDLVDGLPGWFYELDINRDGQVDLTEFAAEPTDARVDEFVQLDANSDGLLSPMEILSSKSMTGGVFESQEAEVLPPRKTIVSEIEIDETFIVADLNLKLAITHTSVDNLDGYLTGPDGTRIELFTAVGGRDDHFEDTVFDDQASVPINKARPPFNGTFLPEGVVKRGPGLSSFNGKPITGVWQLTIRCSRSERFGMLHKWSLIARPDEEQLIGQPSDPAATDDTEPAGTDQSAALIRPSDMGIGESLAVAGAEKSSAMTIESWTPEQKAKIAARLRKPSPEQWDQMSDDEKRAYGEQRRLAIEEYKRALGKRAFATSAADENRSRN, via the coding sequence ATGCTAAGTCACAACAAATTGCGATTTACAAAATTGCGATTTACACTCGCCGCTTTGGTGCTGCCGTTTGCCTGCTGCGTTCTTTCCGCCAGTGCGGCCTTCGGTCAAGCTGGGTTGCGTGAATCGCTTGAGCGGATGGACCGTAACCAGGACGGAATGATTTCGCCCGATGAAATCACCTCGCTATCGCGCCCCTATCTAGAACGCGTCGCCGAAGCTCGACGGATGTCTCTCGAACGCACCAACCGAATTGACAAATGGCAAGAAGCCGCGCGGATTTATTACGCGATGAAGAACGGCTCCGATCGAGACAGCGTTCGTCCGAGTCGTGAAAAGACCACCTTAAAAGAGTTCGGGCTCGGCGATGATGAGATCATGGTGCCCGAGTTCGGGTTACCCACCGTCAAGTATCCGTATACCCCCGACGATCTAGACGAAGCCGAAGATCAAATCCGACGCTACGACCGCAATCGCGATGGCTATTTGGATCGCCGTGAAGCCGCCCGTGGCCGCTGGTCGCGGCTCGATCCGTTTACGATGGACTTCAACAAGGACGACCGGTTAAGCCGAATGGAGCTCGCCCAGCGATATGCGCGGCGGCGGAATGTGAGCGACGATGCCGACCAATTGATTCAGCGCGCTCGACGCGTCGGCAATGGTATCCAGCCATCAATCAGCGGAGACCGTGGCAACTCCGAAGAACGTGAACGCCGTGATTGGTATCGCCGAGGCGGCAACCGGTATTGGTTGACGGCATCGATCCTGGGCCGGTTCGATGAAAACCAAAACGGGCGGTTGGAAATGAACGAAACGATCGATTTGGGAATTCCCTTCGGTGCCATCGATGCGAATTCCGATGGGGAGCTTTCCCGCGAAGAGCTTTTTGCCTACATGGAAGACCTTCAAGACCAAACCGGTGACTTGGTCGATGGCCTGCCGGGATGGTTCTACGAATTGGACATCAACCGTGACGGCCAAGTCGACCTGACCGAGTTTGCGGCCGAGCCGACCGACGCTCGCGTCGACGAATTCGTTCAGCTCGATGCGAACAGCGATGGGTTGCTTTCGCCGATGGAGATTCTTTCTTCGAAATCGATGACGGGCGGAGTTTTCGAAAGCCAAGAAGCGGAGGTGCTACCGCCGCGTAAGACGATCGTGTCAGAAATCGAAATTGACGAAACGTTCATCGTCGCGGATCTAAATTTGAAACTTGCGATCACACACACATCGGTTGATAACCTGGACGGGTATCTAACCGGGCCCGACGGGACTCGGATCGAACTGTTCACGGCTGTCGGTGGCCGCGACGACCACTTCGAAGACACGGTCTTTGACGACCAAGCTTCGGTGCCGATTAACAAAGCACGGCCGCCCTTTAACGGAACATTCCTGCCCGAAGGCGTGGTCAAACGCGGGCCGGGCTTGAGTTCGTTTAACGGTAAACCGATCACCGGAGTTTGGCAGCTCACCATCCGCTGCTCACGCAGCGAGCGCTTTGGCATGCTGCACAAATGGTCGTTGATCGCGCGTCCCGATGAGGAGCAACTGATCGGACAACCCTCCGATCCCGCGGCCACCGACGACACGGAACCTGCGGGAACCGATCAATCCGCTGCCTTGATACGTCCGTCCGACATGGGCATCGGTGAGAGCCTGGCAGTTGCCGGTGCTGAGAAATCGTCCGCAATGACAATTGAATCTTGGACGCCGGAACAAAAAGCGAAGATCGCCGCCCGACTCCGCAAGCCGTCGCCCGAGCAATGGGACCAAATGAGCGACGATGAAAAACGTGCCTATGGCGAACAACGTCGCCTAGCAATCGAAGAATACAAACGTGCGTTGGGCAAGCGCGCGTTCGCAACGTCAGCTGCGGATGAGAATCGCAGTCGCAATTAG
- a CDS encoding sulfatase family protein: MIKPMLRAFLFLFSLSVMLSSSLCSSALLAADRPNFVVIFCDDLGWGDLACYGHPTIATPHLDRMASEGTRMTQFYVAANVCTPSRAGLLTGRYPVRNGMYGKRRVLFPDSVGGLQDSEWTIAEVLRESGYRTGMVGKWHLGHLPQYLPTEHGFDSYYGIPYSNDMDKVPGKKGRAVFADPDYRDFNVPLLAGTAGNVQQIERPTNQNTITRRYTEKAVEYIQQNQNEPFFLYLAHSLPHVPLFRDEAFENHSLAGLYGDVIEEIDWSVGQILEQLRKSKLDSNTLVVFTSDNGPWLTFGDQGGSAGPLRNGKGTTFEGGHRVPGLVWMPGTVPAGRVHHGLASTLDLLPTFASMAGASLPEDVTLDGYDLRETLTGDAPSPRDRFFYYRDDRLMAARLGRYKAHFKTQDSYTKDSRIVNDHDPPLLYDLLIDIGEKRNIADARPEVLSKLAEAVQSHRDGMVVAPSQCDRKP, from the coding sequence ATGATCAAGCCGATGTTGCGTGCGTTCCTGTTTCTGTTTTCTCTGTCAGTGATGTTGTCATCATCACTTTGTTCGTCAGCACTGCTTGCCGCCGATCGACCGAACTTTGTTGTCATCTTTTGTGACGATCTCGGCTGGGGTGACCTGGCATGCTATGGGCATCCCACGATCGCAACCCCACACCTCGACCGAATGGCATCCGAAGGTACCCGGATGACTCAGTTCTACGTTGCGGCGAACGTCTGTACGCCCAGTCGCGCGGGACTTTTAACCGGACGCTATCCGGTCCGAAATGGGATGTATGGTAAACGTCGCGTCTTGTTCCCTGATTCGGTTGGCGGCCTTCAAGACAGCGAATGGACGATCGCCGAAGTTCTTCGCGAATCTGGGTATCGCACCGGGATGGTCGGCAAATGGCACCTCGGTCACCTGCCGCAATACCTACCGACCGAACACGGTTTCGATAGCTACTACGGAATCCCATATAGCAACGACATGGACAAGGTTCCCGGCAAGAAAGGCCGGGCCGTGTTTGCCGATCCCGATTATCGCGACTTCAATGTCCCGTTGCTGGCCGGCACCGCTGGAAACGTGCAGCAGATCGAGCGTCCGACCAACCAAAATACCATCACGCGGCGTTATACCGAGAAGGCCGTCGAATACATTCAACAGAACCAAAACGAGCCATTCTTCTTATACCTCGCGCATTCGCTACCGCACGTCCCTCTGTTCCGAGACGAAGCGTTCGAGAATCATTCACTCGCCGGCTTGTACGGTGATGTGATCGAAGAGATTGACTGGAGCGTCGGTCAAATTTTGGAACAACTACGCAAATCGAAACTCGATTCGAACACGCTAGTCGTATTCACTAGCGACAACGGCCCGTGGCTGACATTTGGTGATCAAGGCGGATCGGCCGGCCCACTACGCAACGGGAAAGGGACAACGTTTGAAGGCGGCCACCGTGTGCCCGGTCTGGTCTGGATGCCAGGAACCGTTCCCGCCGGACGCGTCCACCATGGCCTAGCCAGCACACTGGATTTATTGCCAACGTTTGCTTCGATGGCAGGTGCATCATTGCCCGAAGACGTGACGCTGGACGGATACGACTTGCGAGAAACCTTGACCGGTGATGCACCGTCACCGCGCGATCGTTTTTTCTATTACCGTGACGACCGTTTGATGGCGGCGCGTTTGGGGCGCTACAAAGCCCACTTCAAAACGCAGGACAGCTATACCAAAGACAGCCGGATCGTGAACGATCATGACCCGCCGCTGCTCTATGACCTGTTGATCGACATCGGCGAGAAACGCAACATCGCCGACGCAAGACCGGAGGTTTTGTCAAAGCTCGCCGAGGCGGTACAGTCGCATCGGGACGGCATGGTTGTCGCGCCGAGCCAGTGCGACCGCAAGCCGTAA
- a CDS encoding SDR family NAD(P)-dependent oxidoreductase, translated as MSRPHDASSKPVALITGGSAGLGLVTAQTFAARGFHVAIAGRDLQRIQQACESIASSDDSVLPCVGDVTDRDDCSRMRTEIEQRWRRLDVLVNCVGASDRGLTMELEPDRVRELMETNVIGTLVCTQTMMPLLIQSGGSVVNIGSLAGKVGARFLGGYNAAKHALTGLTQQMRLELREHGVHVGLISPGPIRRDDAGSRYADRAGGALPESAAAPGGGTNFKGLDPQLVADAVFRCATKRVPDFVLPRYMRILIAVGNASPRLGDWLLLKFTKSGKKS; from the coding sequence ATGTCGCGACCGCATGACGCCTCTTCGAAACCGGTCGCCTTGATCACCGGGGGGTCGGCCGGACTCGGCTTGGTCACTGCCCAGACCTTTGCCGCGCGAGGTTTTCATGTTGCGATTGCCGGACGCGACCTTCAACGGATTCAACAGGCGTGTGAATCGATTGCTTCATCAGATGATTCAGTGCTTCCCTGCGTCGGCGATGTCACTGACCGCGATGACTGTTCGCGCATGCGAACCGAGATCGAACAGCGTTGGCGGCGGCTGGATGTGCTGGTCAACTGCGTCGGTGCCAGTGACCGCGGGCTGACAATGGAACTGGAGCCTGACCGAGTCCGTGAGCTGATGGAAACCAACGTGATCGGCACCCTGGTCTGTACCCAAACGATGATGCCACTACTGATCCAATCCGGTGGCAGTGTGGTTAACATCGGATCTTTGGCTGGCAAAGTCGGCGCCCGTTTTCTCGGTGGCTACAACGCCGCCAAGCATGCGTTGACCGGATTGACCCAGCAAATGCGATTGGAACTTCGCGAGCATGGCGTCCATGTTGGCTTGATCAGTCCCGGTCCGATTCGCAGAGACGATGCGGGCAGCCGCTACGCCGATCGCGCCGGCGGCGCACTCCCGGAATCCGCTGCGGCTCCCGGTGGTGGCACCAATTTCAAAGGTCTCGATCCGCAGCTTGTCGCCGACGCCGTATTTCGCTGCGCGACCAAACGTGTCCCCGATTTTGTACTGCCGAGGTACATGAGAATTTTGATTGCCGTCGGTAACGCGAGCCCCCGCCTAGGCGACTGGCTGCTTTTGAAGTTCACCAAAAGCGGAAAAAAGTCCTGA
- the xylA gene encoding xylose isomerase, with protein MTAFPDIPKIEYEGPQSDNPLAFRWYNPEEVIEGKTMKDHFRFSIVYWHTFRGTGSDPFGPGTADRPWDDGSESVENAQKRARVAFELFEKLQAPYYAFHDRDVAPEGDSLAKSNENLDAVADVLLEEQQRSGIKLLWGTANMFSNPRFMHGAATTCNADVFAYAAAQVKKALEVTQRLGGENYVFWGGREGYQNLYNTDMKRELDHLAKFFHMAVDYAKEIGFKGQFLIEPKPKEPTKHQYDSDAAACLNFLRAYDLKDHFKLNLETNHATLAGHTMMHEIDYAGSQDALGSIDANTGDTLLGWDTDQFATDYYLTTQMMYYILKHGGLGSGGVNFDAKVRRESFEPIDLFYAHIGSMDAYAKGLKIAAAIRADNALEGFIKDRYSSFDSGIGAKIESGDVDFKDLEAYMLDKGEVDANVSGRQELLESVVNRYVDRV; from the coding sequence ATGACTGCTTTTCCAGACATCCCTAAGATCGAGTACGAAGGCCCTCAAAGCGATAACCCACTCGCGTTTCGATGGTACAACCCCGAAGAGGTCATCGAAGGCAAGACGATGAAGGATCACTTCCGATTCTCAATCGTCTACTGGCACACCTTCCGCGGCACCGGCAGCGATCCATTCGGCCCCGGTACCGCCGACCGGCCTTGGGATGACGGCAGTGAATCGGTGGAGAACGCACAAAAGCGTGCTCGTGTCGCGTTCGAGCTGTTTGAAAAACTGCAAGCTCCCTACTACGCCTTCCACGACCGCGACGTCGCCCCCGAAGGCGATTCGCTGGCAAAGTCCAACGAGAATCTTGACGCGGTCGCGGACGTCTTGTTGGAAGAACAGCAGCGCAGTGGCATCAAGCTGCTCTGGGGCACCGCCAACATGTTCTCCAACCCACGCTTCATGCATGGTGCCGCGACGACTTGCAACGCCGACGTGTTTGCCTATGCCGCCGCACAAGTCAAGAAAGCTCTGGAAGTCACGCAACGTTTGGGCGGAGAAAACTATGTGTTTTGGGGTGGCCGCGAAGGCTACCAGAACCTTTACAACACCGACATGAAACGAGAACTCGACCACTTGGCCAAGTTCTTCCACATGGCGGTCGATTACGCCAAGGAGATCGGCTTCAAAGGTCAGTTCTTGATCGAACCCAAGCCGAAAGAACCGACCAAGCACCAGTACGACAGCGATGCTGCGGCCTGCTTGAATTTCTTGCGTGCCTATGACCTGAAGGATCACTTCAAGCTGAACCTTGAAACCAACCACGCGACGTTGGCCGGTCACACGATGATGCACGAAATCGATTATGCCGGGTCGCAAGATGCCCTCGGCAGTATCGACGCCAACACCGGTGACACCTTGCTCGGCTGGGACACCGATCAATTTGCGACCGATTACTACCTGACCACGCAGATGATGTACTACATCCTCAAGCACGGCGGTCTGGGCAGCGGTGGTGTTAACTTTGATGCCAAGGTCCGGCGTGAATCCTTCGAACCGATCGATTTGTTCTACGCTCACATCGGATCGATGGACGCTTACGCGAAGGGACTGAAGATTGCCGCGGCGATCCGCGCCGACAACGCGCTCGAGGGATTCATCAAAGATCGCTACAGCAGCTTTGACAGCGGCATCGGTGCGAAGATCGAATCCGGTGACGTCGACTTCAAAGACCTCGAAGCGTACATGCTCGACAAAGGTGAAGTCGATGCCAACGTGAGCGGCCGTCAAGAGCTGCTCGAAAGCGTCGTCAACCGCTACGTCGACCGCGTCTAA
- a CDS encoding secretin N-terminal domain-containing protein: MQRTSLHTAFVVVIGVIAACVQPIQTARAQTSAAADAVPAGDRPAIVRFSFNGVAWREVITWIAEEAGLALHVDSVPAGSFTYTDPQPFSHQDAIDRINLFLLPQGHTLVRSGNLLSVINLSDPRSLQQLDSLAELVRPDDLKTRPKHDVVKCLFPLGELAAEDAVEELSAIKLMMQPSVFSKTNQLLVTGTVSKLQSVKMVLDSFEPSTLDNGTIVASFQLDHVNAEDVLTVARPHLGLATGEMIGIDVSLSSDILGKNIFVTGVEDKVKLIERLVQSVDVPDDSLTADTSDATLQAHEVVGGNVDLAYDVLQTLLAGQDIRLSKNETAGTIVALAPPKTQKDIADAVSQLAADAATFEVITLSKVDPYVAIGLIEEMLDLSTLYDDDDDDSEAPPKIDADPENRRLFVRGKPAQIEEIKRIVEGLDQKSQSGTDGDARIRLLSLTGNHARQTLAAAARFWRLPNPILLIESDQASKPAERVVYDAPSGGPTNELLDIMESKTPENYVSAGSRTKILDSPKTDITKTAIECQLTSRGLLIQCDDLSVLNQFETHLETLAGPSDPATNEPIVYYLKFTRPVDAIRMLAELLDGSAAVSSDSLINATVSSPGSSLGSLITNRDGTITLIAGTATIVADSRLNRLIAQGTAEDIANVEKYLRIIEKESSITEIETFGRSHIIELVNTRASEVETAIRQAFAGRVVEAVSPATAAGDGGNRPQPARSNDDNGQDRDRKADSKKQPKSASKQAIDLEPKMTLAVHEPSNSLIVTAPDHLFSEVQELAKTIDQRGEQTVEVFSSSNDEVMSAILQELFEGGSSSRSPSRGSSSRVSSSRSRDR, encoded by the coding sequence ATGCAACGAACCAGCCTCCACACCGCATTCGTCGTCGTGATCGGAGTGATCGCCGCCTGCGTCCAGCCGATCCAAACTGCCCGCGCCCAGACAAGTGCCGCCGCCGACGCCGTCCCGGCGGGTGACCGGCCAGCGATCGTGCGTTTCTCGTTTAACGGCGTCGCATGGCGTGAAGTCATCACGTGGATTGCCGAAGAAGCGGGATTAGCGCTGCACGTCGATTCAGTGCCCGCGGGTAGCTTTACCTACACTGACCCACAACCGTTTAGTCACCAAGATGCGATCGACCGCATCAACCTGTTCTTGCTTCCCCAAGGCCATACGCTCGTCCGCAGTGGGAATTTGTTGTCGGTGATCAACCTAAGCGACCCGCGAAGTCTTCAGCAACTCGACTCGCTCGCCGAATTGGTACGCCCCGATGATTTGAAGACCCGTCCCAAACATGACGTCGTCAAATGCTTGTTTCCACTCGGCGAACTCGCCGCAGAAGACGCCGTCGAAGAATTATCGGCGATCAAGCTAATGATGCAGCCCTCTGTGTTCAGCAAGACCAATCAACTGTTGGTCACCGGCACGGTGTCGAAGTTACAGAGCGTTAAAATGGTGCTCGATTCTTTTGAACCATCGACACTGGACAACGGGACGATCGTTGCCAGCTTTCAGCTTGATCACGTCAATGCCGAAGACGTGCTGACCGTCGCACGTCCACACCTAGGTTTGGCAACCGGCGAGATGATCGGTATCGATGTCAGCTTGTCTTCCGACATTCTGGGCAAGAACATTTTTGTCACCGGCGTCGAAGACAAAGTCAAACTGATCGAGCGTTTGGTTCAATCGGTTGATGTCCCTGATGATTCACTGACGGCGGACACGTCCGATGCCACACTTCAGGCGCACGAAGTCGTTGGCGGCAACGTCGATTTGGCTTATGACGTTCTACAAACACTGCTTGCCGGACAAGACATCCGACTGTCGAAAAACGAAACCGCCGGAACGATCGTCGCACTGGCCCCGCCAAAAACCCAAAAGGACATTGCCGACGCCGTGAGCCAACTGGCGGCCGATGCTGCCACGTTCGAAGTCATCACGCTGAGCAAAGTTGATCCTTATGTCGCGATCGGCTTGATCGAAGAAATGTTAGATCTGTCAACGTTATATGACGACGATGACGACGACTCGGAGGCCCCACCAAAGATCGACGCGGATCCAGAAAATCGACGCTTGTTTGTACGAGGAAAACCGGCTCAGATCGAAGAGATCAAACGGATCGTCGAAGGGCTTGATCAGAAGTCCCAAAGCGGCACCGATGGCGACGCGCGCATCCGCTTGCTGTCACTGACGGGGAATCATGCACGTCAAACGCTCGCCGCAGCGGCCCGATTCTGGCGACTCCCCAATCCGATTTTGTTGATCGAATCCGACCAGGCGTCCAAGCCTGCCGAACGAGTCGTCTATGATGCCCCCAGTGGTGGACCGACGAATGAGTTGCTGGACATCATGGAAAGCAAGACACCGGAGAATTACGTTTCTGCCGGAAGTCGCACCAAGATCTTGGATAGTCCGAAAACCGATATCACCAAGACTGCCATCGAGTGCCAATTGACCAGCCGTGGCTTGCTGATCCAATGCGATGACCTTTCGGTGCTCAATCAGTTTGAAACCCATCTAGAAACTTTGGCCGGTCCAAGCGATCCGGCGACAAACGAACCGATCGTTTACTATCTCAAGTTCACCCGACCGGTCGACGCGATTCGAATGCTTGCCGAATTGCTTGACGGCAGTGCCGCAGTTAGTTCGGATTCGCTGATCAACGCGACCGTTTCTTCCCCGGGATCGTCACTGGGCAGCTTGATCACCAATCGTGATGGCACCATCACATTGATCGCGGGCACGGCGACCATCGTCGCCGATTCAAGACTCAATCGCTTGATCGCTCAAGGGACCGCCGAAGACATCGCAAACGTCGAAAAATACCTGCGGATCATCGAAAAAGAATCGAGCATCACCGAGATCGAAACCTTTGGACGATCGCATATCATTGAACTGGTCAACACGCGAGCGAGCGAAGTCGAAACGGCGATCCGCCAAGCGTTTGCCGGACGGGTCGTCGAAGCGGTCTCACCGGCGACCGCCGCGGGTGACGGTGGCAACCGCCCCCAGCCGGCCAGATCGAATGACGACAACGGGCAAGATCGCGATCGAAAAGCAGACAGCAAAAAGCAACCTAAATCGGCATCTAAGCAAGCGATCGACCTAGAACCCAAGATGACATTGGCCGTCCATGAGCCCAGTAACTCACTGATTGTCACCGCCCCGGATCATCTGTTCTCCGAAGTCCAGGAACTCGCCAAGACGATCGACCAGCGCGGCGAGCAAACCGTCGAAGTCTTTTCGTCGAGCAACGACGAGGTGATGAGCGCGATCCTGCAAGAGCTGTTCGAAGGTGGCTCGTCATCACGGTCGCCGTCTCGCGGCTCCTCTTCCCGGGTATCGTCCTCCCGTTCACGCGACCGTTAA
- the pyk gene encoding pyruvate kinase — MMPRPAIHQSCTKIVATVGPACDTPEQLAELIKAGVDVFRINTAHGKIADHEKKLKAIRAASEQVGSPAGVLLDLAGPKIRLGELKSEPLQLDIGAELTFIREGEPANDFEVTATYPKLIDELQPGNTVMLADGMVALVVESVSTDRATCRVTASGEVRSRQGINLPGVKLSVSSMQRNDIANAMWAAENGIDFISLSFVRSDEDVYSLKNVLKAHDCDAFVIAKIEKPEALEHLEEIVDAADGIMVARGDLGVEIDVAETPMAQKRIIQVCKEKVKPVIVATQMLESMHHNSTPTRAEASDVANAILDGADACMLSGETAVGDHPIKAVEVMSRIMRVTERNLVHEINHSVSHCVHPITTAVTNAAISIAEAIDASMIIIATRSGGTAWVKSKSRSSIPTLGVSDCPATLRRIQLFWGIRPVGIEKMASPAEIRAKISQWGKENGQLKKGDRIVFVTGSGVVEKAHNAVVVHSVE; from the coding sequence ATGATGCCTCGGCCCGCAATCCACCAATCCTGTACGAAGATCGTCGCGACGGTCGGCCCCGCTTGCGACACGCCGGAGCAACTCGCAGAACTAATCAAGGCCGGCGTCGATGTCTTTCGGATCAACACGGCTCATGGAAAAATCGCCGATCATGAGAAAAAGCTCAAAGCGATTCGCGCTGCTTCGGAACAAGTCGGAAGTCCTGCCGGCGTGCTCTTGGACTTGGCCGGACCAAAGATTCGACTCGGAGAATTAAAGTCGGAACCCTTGCAGCTTGATATTGGTGCTGAGTTAACCTTTATCCGCGAAGGCGAACCGGCAAATGACTTTGAAGTCACGGCGACGTATCCCAAGTTGATCGACGAGTTGCAGCCGGGTAACACGGTAATGTTGGCCGATGGGATGGTCGCATTGGTGGTCGAGTCGGTCAGTACTGATCGGGCAACGTGCCGAGTGACGGCATCGGGGGAGGTCCGTAGTCGCCAGGGAATCAACTTGCCAGGTGTCAAGCTTTCGGTTTCATCGATGCAGCGGAATGACATCGCCAACGCGATGTGGGCTGCCGAAAACGGGATCGATTTCATCAGCTTGTCGTTCGTTCGAAGCGACGAAGATGTTTATTCGTTGAAGAATGTGTTGAAAGCTCATGATTGTGATGCGTTCGTGATCGCCAAAATCGAGAAACCTGAAGCACTCGAGCACTTGGAGGAAATCGTCGATGCGGCCGACGGAATCATGGTCGCTCGCGGTGACTTGGGGGTCGAAATCGATGTCGCAGAAACCCCGATGGCACAAAAGCGGATCATTCAAGTCTGCAAAGAAAAAGTTAAACCAGTCATCGTCGCGACGCAGATGCTTGAATCGATGCACCATAACTCAACGCCAACGCGGGCGGAGGCGAGCGACGTTGCCAATGCAATCTTAGATGGCGCCGACGCATGTATGCTCAGTGGTGAAACCGCCGTCGGTGATCACCCGATCAAGGCCGTCGAGGTGATGAGTCGCATTATGCGAGTTACCGAGCGAAATTTGGTTCATGAAATCAACCACTCCGTCAGTCACTGCGTTCACCCGATCACGACGGCGGTGACCAATGCGGCGATCAGTATCGCCGAAGCGATCGATGCGTCGATGATCATCATTGCGACGCGATCGGGTGGGACCGCATGGGTGAAAAGCAAATCGCGAAGCTCGATCCCAACGCTGGGGGTCAGTGACTGTCCGGCGACGCTACGACGCATCCAGTTGTTCTGGGGGATCCGCCCCGTTGGCATCGAAAAGATGGCCAGCCCCGCCGAAATCCGTGCCAAGATCAGTCAATGGGGTAAGGAAAACGGGCAGCTTAAAAAAGGTGACCGTATCGTCTTTGTGACCGGTAGCGGCGTCGTCGAAAAAGCTCACAACGCCGTTGTCGTCCACTCGGTTGAGTAA